A window of the Verminephrobacter eiseniae EF01-2 genome harbors these coding sequences:
- a CDS encoding acetolactate synthase large subunit, with amino-acid sequence MNGAKSLVLTLLDSGVDTCFANPGTSEMHFVAALDQTPGMHCVLGLQENVVTGMADGYYRIARKPACTLLHCGPGLANGLANLHNARRAHSGIVNLVGDQATYHRPFDAPLTADTDGLARTVSAWVRTSTHACDVGRDAAAAVQAASSYPGRVATLILPSDTCWNEGGTVAQPLPVPAPAPMDPAAVENAARVLRSGKNVLILLSGHGVLGNSQALAWRIGRATGAAIEADFMASHLARGRGHMQLQRVPYNTDQAIKALSRFEHIILVNAKAPVGFFAYPGKPSTQYPPTAQLHVLSRPDQDAQLALGALVDALGAPESAIPDPGPRPIAAKGAPTPEGLAQTLAALMPEHSIVSDESISYGRGFYPQTHAAPDHDWLHLAGGAIGGGLPVATGAAIAAGGKRRVISLQADGSAMYSVQSLWTQAREKLPCTTIILNNGKYNILIGEYANVGAKPGATAMKMLDLGDPDLNWVKIANGMGVEAARASTMEELATLMAHSFRQDGPFLIELMV; translated from the coding sequence ATGAACGGAGCGAAAAGTCTCGTCCTCACCCTGCTGGACTCGGGGGTAGACACCTGCTTTGCCAATCCCGGAACCAGCGAAATGCATTTCGTTGCGGCCTTGGACCAGACCCCTGGAATGCATTGCGTGCTGGGGCTGCAGGAAAACGTCGTCACCGGCATGGCAGATGGCTACTACCGGATCGCGCGCAAGCCTGCCTGCACGCTGCTCCACTGCGGGCCGGGACTGGCCAATGGCCTGGCGAATTTGCACAACGCGCGCCGTGCGCACAGCGGCATCGTCAACCTCGTCGGGGACCAGGCCACCTACCATCGCCCGTTCGATGCGCCGCTGACTGCCGACACCGATGGCCTGGCGCGCACTGTCTCGGCCTGGGTGCGCACCAGCACCCATGCCTGCGATGTCGGGCGCGACGCTGCTGCCGCAGTGCAAGCGGCGAGCAGCTATCCCGGTCGGGTGGCCACGCTGATTTTGCCGTCCGACACCTGTTGGAACGAGGGTGGAACGGTCGCGCAACCGCTGCCTGTGCCCGCACCTGCGCCGATGGACCCGGCGGCGGTAGAGAACGCGGCCCGCGTGCTGCGCAGCGGCAAGAACGTGCTCATCCTGCTTTCCGGCCATGGCGTGCTCGGAAACTCCCAGGCGCTGGCGTGGCGCATCGGTCGAGCGACCGGTGCCGCCATCGAGGCTGATTTCATGGCTTCACACTTGGCGCGCGGACGCGGCCATATGCAGCTTCAACGTGTGCCGTACAACACCGATCAGGCCATCAAGGCATTGAGCCGCTTCGAGCACATCATCCTGGTGAATGCAAAAGCCCCGGTTGGTTTTTTTGCTTATCCGGGCAAGCCATCGACGCAATATCCTCCGACGGCGCAACTGCACGTTTTGTCGCGGCCCGACCAGGATGCGCAATTGGCCCTCGGCGCCTTGGTCGACGCACTGGGAGCGCCCGAATCCGCCATCCCGGACCCTGGCCCGCGCCCCATCGCAGCCAAAGGCGCTCCGACCCCTGAGGGGCTGGCACAGACACTCGCAGCGTTGATGCCGGAGCATTCGATCGTGTCCGACGAGAGCATCTCCTATGGGCGCGGCTTTTACCCCCAAACGCATGCAGCGCCTGACCACGACTGGCTGCATTTGGCCGGCGGAGCCATCGGCGGCGGCCTGCCGGTTGCCACTGGCGCAGCCATCGCCGCCGGGGGAAAGCGTCGGGTGATCAGTTTGCAGGCAGACGGCTCGGCCATGTATTCGGTTCAGTCGCTATGGACCCAAGCGCGCGAAAAACTGCCCTGCACCACGATCATTCTGAACAACGGCAAATACAACATCCTCATTGGCGAATATGCCAACGTCGGCGCCAAGCCTGGCGCGACCGCGATGAAAATGCTCGACTTGGGCGACCCGGATTTGAACTGGGTGAAGATCGCCAATGGCATGGGAGTGGAAGCCGCGCGCGCCTCGACCATGGAGGAGCTTGCCACTTTGATGGCGCACAGCTTCCGGCAAGACGGGCCATTCCTGATCGAGCTAATGGTTTGA
- the rpiA gene encoding ribose-5-phosphate isomerase RpiA, with translation MTTTPPLPRQLPRGLTQDELKTRVGQAALRYVLPGDIVGVGTGSTVNKFIDALAGMKEQIKGAVSSSVASTERLQALGIAVFDANAVPSLSVCIDGADEIDGQGHMLKGGGAALTREKIVAALAERFVCIADESKLVRTLGQFPLPVEVIPMAARHIARRFAAMGGQASLRLRNGQALVTDNGQHILDVKGLSITDPLAFESQVNQWPGVVTVGVFAHQKASVCLLGTAQGVKTLVYPGPDRPEPATRRCSASNH, from the coding sequence ATGACGACCACGCCCCCTTTGCCTCGGCAATTGCCCCGGGGCCTGACCCAAGACGAACTCAAGACCCGCGTCGGCCAGGCCGCTTTGCGCTATGTGCTGCCGGGCGATATCGTGGGGGTGGGCACGGGCTCTACCGTGAACAAGTTCATCGATGCTCTGGCGGGCATGAAAGAGCAGATCAAGGGCGCCGTGTCCAGTTCGGTGGCAAGCACCGAACGCCTGCAGGCCCTGGGCATCGCGGTGTTCGATGCCAATGCCGTGCCGTCGCTATCGGTCTGCATCGACGGGGCCGACGAAATCGATGGCCAGGGCCATATGCTCAAGGGCGGCGGCGCCGCGTTGACGCGCGAGAAGATCGTGGCAGCGCTGGCCGAGCGCTTCGTCTGTATTGCCGACGAGTCGAAACTGGTGCGCACACTGGGGCAATTTCCCCTGCCCGTCGAGGTGATCCCGATGGCGGCCAGGCACATCGCCCGCCGTTTTGCAGCCATGGGCGGGCAGGCCAGTCTGCGGCTCAGGAACGGGCAGGCGCTGGTGACCGACAACGGCCAGCATATCCTCGATGTCAAGGGACTGTCGATCACCGACCCGCTGGCGTTCGAGTCGCAAGTCAACCAATGGCCGGGCGTGGTGACCGTGGGGGTGTTTGCGCACCAGAAGGCATCGGTCTGCCTGTTGGGCACGGCCCAGGGGGTCAAGACCCTGGTTTACCCGGGGCCGGACAGGCCGGAGCCGGCGACCCGCCGATGCTCCGCATCAAACCATTAG
- a CDS encoding quinone-dependent dihydroorotate dehydrogenase, translating into MPLLPYALTRPFLFGLDAEAAHELIIDLLARGQRTPLQWAWCNQTVDDPIELAGLRFPNRVGLAAGLDKNARCIDALGAMGFGFVEAGTVTPQAQPGNPRPRMFRLPEARALINRLGFNNAGLQAFVHNLQQSRLRAAGSALRLGLNIGKNASTPMAQASSDYLACLEGVYPHADYVALNISSPNTQNLRTLQGDAALDHLLGAIAERRATLAARHGRRVPVFVKIAPDLDEAQLSLMAATLQRHGIDGVIATNTTIDRAVVQGQRHAQESGGLSGAPVLQASNQVIGQLRAALGKGFPIIGVGGIMSAEDAVSKIRAGADLVQIYTGLIYEGPALVVQAARAIKAMGGCGPVIALPNRS; encoded by the coding sequence ATGCCCCTGCTCCCCTACGCCCTCACCCGCCCCTTTCTCTTTGGCCTGGACGCCGAAGCCGCCCACGAGCTCATCATCGACCTGCTGGCACGCGGGCAGCGCACGCCGCTGCAATGGGCCTGGTGCAACCAGACCGTGGATGACCCGATCGAACTGGCCGGGCTGCGCTTTCCCAACCGCGTCGGCCTGGCTGCGGGCCTGGACAAAAACGCCCGGTGCATCGATGCGCTGGGCGCGATGGGCTTCGGCTTTGTGGAAGCGGGTACGGTCACGCCCCAAGCGCAGCCGGGCAACCCCCGGCCACGCATGTTCCGCCTGCCCGAAGCCCGGGCGCTGATCAACCGCCTGGGGTTCAACAATGCCGGACTGCAAGCCTTTGTGCACAACCTGCAGCAGTCCCGCCTGCGCGCTGCAGGCTCTGCGCTGCGGCTGGGTTTGAACATCGGCAAAAACGCCAGCACCCCGATGGCGCAGGCCAGCAGCGACTACCTGGCCTGTCTGGAAGGCGTCTACCCGCATGCGGACTATGTGGCGCTGAACATCAGTTCACCGAATACACAGAACCTGCGCACCCTGCAGGGCGACGCGGCGCTCGACCACTTGCTCGGCGCAATCGCCGAGCGCCGCGCAACGCTGGCCGCGCGGCATGGGCGGCGCGTGCCGGTGTTCGTCAAGATCGCCCCCGATCTGGATGAAGCGCAACTGTCGCTGATGGCCGCCACATTGCAGCGGCATGGCATCGACGGCGTGATTGCCACCAACACCACCATCGATCGTGCCGTCGTGCAAGGCCAGCGCCACGCGCAGGAAAGCGGCGGGCTCAGCGGCGCCCCCGTGCTGCAAGCGAGCAACCAAGTCATCGGGCAGCTACGCGCCGCCTTGGGCAAGGGCTTTCCGATCATCGGCGTGGGCGGCATCATGAGCGCCGAAGATGCGGTGAGCAAGATCCGCGCAGGCGCAGACTTGGTTCAAATCTACACCGGCCTGATCTATGAAGGCCCGGCGCTGGTCGTGCAGGCGGCCCGGGCGATCAAGGCCATGGGCGGCTGCGGGCCTGTCATTGCGTTGCCAAATCGTTCGTGA
- a CDS encoding phage holin family protein, translating into MKWLSLLGLEGWFARWRGHVIEAASAAEDRMHLACLEWQDLKRHLQQLLVLTIAVVALTVVALIMLSLAVLVHFWDSPQRQLVAWLVAGLWSAGWFCSLAALGRVAQRTGNGLALTRRELAQDWRDIKERL; encoded by the coding sequence ATGAAATGGCTCTCGTTGCTGGGGCTGGAGGGTTGGTTCGCCCGCTGGCGCGGCCATGTGATCGAAGCGGCCAGCGCCGCCGAGGACCGGATGCACCTGGCCTGTCTGGAGTGGCAGGACCTCAAGCGCCATCTCCAGCAACTGCTGGTGCTGACCATCGCCGTGGTCGCTCTGACGGTGGTGGCGCTGATCATGCTGTCGCTGGCCGTGCTGGTGCATTTCTGGGACAGCCCCCAGCGCCAACTGGTGGCCTGGCTGGTCGCGGGCCTATGGTCTGCGGGCTGGTTTTGCAGCTTGGCGGCCTTGGGTCGCGTGGCGCAACGCACGGGCAATGGCCTGGCACTGACCCGCCGCGAACTGGCGCAGGACTGGCGTGACATCAAGGAGCGCCTGTGA
- a CDS encoding DUF883 family protein — translation MTTSDTTTTTTTATATTQGDLEKLVSDLRGLLANKNLDAVPEIRQLRQRLDDGMHSVRDSAVRAAQDAARQAKEAALAADRYAHDEPWRVASAALAVGALIGFLLARRC, via the coding sequence ATGACGACTTCTGACACCACCACCACCACGACCACGGCTACGGCTACGACCCAGGGCGATCTGGAAAAGCTGGTCTCCGATCTGCGCGGGCTGCTGGCCAACAAGAACCTGGACGCGGTTCCTGAAATCAGGCAACTGCGCCAGCGCCTGGACGATGGCATGCACAGCGTGCGCGATTCGGCAGTGCGCGCAGCGCAGGACGCGGCCCGGCAGGCCAAGGAAGCGGCTTTGGCCGCCGACCGCTATGCGCATGACGAACCCTGGCGTGTGGCCAGCGCTGCGCTGGCCGTGGGCGCCTTGATCGGGTTCCTGCTGGCACGCCGCTGCTGA
- a CDS encoding aldehyde dehydrogenase family protein: MQASPPIAPRLDLYIAGQWVQPEGGRYRDIVDPATERLLTQAAEAGAADVQQAIAAARRAFDEGPWRDSGTRERARWLHRIAEAIAADAEHLATLESLNTGKTISESRTDMGDIAATFRYFAALVATASGRVNEAPPHVISRTLREPVGVCGLITPWNYPLLQAAWKLAPALGAGNTVVLKPSELTPLSTHRLAELLIDIGLPPGVFNLVTGSGEAGAELARHREVDLLSFTGGALAGAAVMNAASGNFKKLALELGGKNPNIVFDDADFDTALDYALNAAFFHAGQVCSAGSRLMVQSGIHDRFVDALVARTRRIRLGNGFADGTQMGPVQSALQRQKVMAMVAAGVEQGAVLRCGGKAPAAQAGQTFGRGFWLEPAVLTNVRAEMALATEEIFGPVLTVERFGSEQEALRHANATPFGLAAAVWTRDLDRANRVSRALRFGTVWANDYHPYFPEAPWGGYKASGIGRELGPGGLDEYTELKHSYINLAPRPLNWFGAAE; this comes from the coding sequence ATGCAAGCCTCTCCTCCCATCGCCCCCCGTCTCGATCTGTACATCGCCGGCCAATGGGTACAGCCCGAAGGCGGGCGCTACCGTGACATCGTCGATCCGGCCACCGAGCGCTTGCTGACGCAGGCCGCCGAGGCCGGCGCAGCCGATGTGCAGCAGGCCATCGCTGCGGCCCGGCGTGCGTTCGACGAAGGCCCGTGGCGCGACAGCGGCACGCGCGAGCGCGCCCGTTGGCTCCACCGCATCGCCGAGGCCATCGCCGCTGATGCCGAGCACTTGGCCACGCTCGAATCGCTCAATACCGGCAAGACGATCAGCGAAAGCCGCACCGACATGGGCGACATCGCGGCCACGTTCCGCTATTTCGCAGCGCTGGTGGCCACCGCGTCGGGCCGGGTCAACGAGGCGCCGCCGCATGTCATCAGCCGCACGCTGCGCGAGCCGGTGGGCGTGTGCGGCTTGATCACGCCGTGGAACTACCCGCTGTTGCAGGCCGCCTGGAAGCTCGCGCCAGCGCTGGGCGCGGGCAACACGGTGGTGCTCAAGCCGAGCGAGCTGACGCCGCTGAGCACGCACCGCCTGGCCGAATTGCTGATCGACATCGGCTTGCCTCCGGGGGTGTTCAATCTGGTCACCGGCTCCGGCGAGGCCGGCGCCGAACTGGCGCGCCATCGGGAGGTGGATCTGCTGTCGTTCACCGGCGGCGCACTGGCAGGGGCCGCAGTGATGAACGCGGCCAGCGGCAACTTCAAGAAGCTCGCGCTGGAACTGGGCGGTAAAAACCCGAACATCGTGTTCGATGACGCCGACTTCGACACAGCGCTCGATTACGCGCTCAACGCCGCGTTCTTCCATGCCGGCCAAGTCTGTTCGGCCGGCTCGCGGCTGATGGTGCAGAGCGGCATCCACGACCGCTTTGTCGATGCGCTGGTGGCGCGCACGCGCCGCATCCGCCTGGGCAACGGTTTTGCCGATGGCACGCAGATGGGGCCGGTGCAATCGGCCTTGCAGCGCCAAAAGGTAATGGCCATGGTCGCTGCCGGTGTCGAGCAAGGCGCAGTGCTGCGCTGTGGCGGCAAGGCGCCCGCAGCGCAGGCCGGCCAGACCTTCGGGCGCGGCTTCTGGCTGGAGCCGGCTGTGCTCACCAACGTGCGCGCCGAGATGGCGCTCGCAACCGAAGAAATCTTCGGCCCGGTGTTGACCGTCGAGCGCTTTGGCTCCGAGCAAGAGGCGCTACGCCATGCCAACGCCACGCCGTTCGGCCTGGCCGCCGCCGTGTGGACCCGTGACCTCGATCGCGCCAACCGCGTCTCGCGTGCATTGCGCTTTGGCACTGTGTGGGCCAATGACTACCACCCCTATTTCCCTGAAGCGCCTTGGGGCGGCTACAAGGCCAGCGGCATCGGCCGCGAACTGGGGCCGGGTGGCCTCGATGAATACACCGAGCTCAAGCACAGCTATATCAACCTGGCGCCGCGCCCGCTGAACTGGTTCGGCGCCGCCGAATGA
- a CDS encoding phytanoyl-CoA dioxygenase family protein, with protein sequence MTTLASEEAGTMKVPAVSLMTEAQGFEWSKSRTGFPWHHDSLSFRYIRPQDSAYSIWIPLDKADVERGGGGMAYVPENILSAKANFQISSMLSSKMARGESLDEIAAPLGQIFSTPSLLTGLMEEHQEEDDFEPGDAFFFTKSAWHRSGPLKTEGPDFRLAVTIRFLDWRSRLDRIMFDGESESGGGVGMGTDWGRPEQTTYGAQFTDIANGEEIRNSRHCGVII encoded by the coding sequence GTGACCACTCTCGCTTCTGAAGAAGCCGGAACGATGAAAGTCCCTGCCGTCAGTCTCATGACGGAGGCGCAAGGATTTGAATGGAGCAAGTCCCGAACTGGTTTCCCTTGGCACCATGATTCACTGAGTTTCCGTTACATCCGGCCCCAGGACTCGGCTTACAGTATTTGGATTCCCCTCGACAAGGCGGACGTGGAGCGCGGAGGCGGCGGTATGGCATATGTACCCGAAAACATTTTGTCTGCAAAAGCCAATTTTCAGATTTCCAGCATGTTGTCCTCGAAAATGGCGCGCGGGGAGTCACTCGACGAGATTGCCGCCCCGTTGGGCCAAATTTTCAGCACGCCGAGCTTGCTTACGGGGCTCATGGAGGAACACCAGGAGGAGGACGACTTCGAACCGGGCGACGCCTTTTTCTTTACCAAGTCGGCTTGGCACCGATCTGGCCCATTAAAGACCGAAGGGCCCGATTTCAGGCTGGCGGTAACGATTCGATTCCTTGACTGGCGTTCCCGGTTGGACCGCATCATGTTCGACGGCGAATCCGAAAGCGGCGGTGGTGTGGGCATGGGCACCGACTGGGGGAGACCCGAGCAAACGACATACGGAGCACAATTCACGGACATTGCGAACGGTGAAGAAATCCGTAACTCGCGCCATTGCGGGGTGATCATCTGA
- a CDS encoding DMT family transporter yields MRGDHLNLVIGVAAAIFATFSWSLNFLSPYVTGHYSAYDFIGVRFVFAGALGLLFVAMHWTQVCRLRVGEMALAFCLGMVGYVGYLACIMGGVIYAGPVITPAFLGLVPILTAVIGNATNKTLPWTKLIALVALAACGLCLTNLEHFARGERSAGTPLLIGVCFSLSAVAAWLIFSVFNQRAFERNPQLHPIAWTGLMMTGAGVGTLLLIPLGLQWSVFNFPTLGFGWSNAGHLYMWALSLAVVSSFGGAWAWNIASKRLPMVLTGQLISVETLFAATFGLLVQQRLPAANEIVGLLMILAGAIGAVRLVFAPSV; encoded by the coding sequence TTGCGGGGTGATCATCTGAACCTCGTCATCGGCGTCGCCGCCGCCATTTTCGCCACGTTCAGTTGGTCTTTGAATTTCCTCTCGCCCTATGTCACAGGCCACTACAGTGCTTATGACTTCATCGGTGTGCGCTTTGTTTTCGCGGGCGCTCTCGGCCTTTTGTTCGTGGCGATGCATTGGACGCAGGTCTGTCGTCTCCGTGTGGGCGAGATGGCGCTTGCTTTCTGCCTTGGCATGGTCGGCTACGTGGGCTATCTGGCGTGCATCATGGGTGGCGTCATCTACGCTGGGCCCGTGATAACGCCCGCCTTTCTTGGTCTGGTGCCTATACTGACGGCCGTTATCGGCAACGCCACAAATAAGACATTGCCGTGGACCAAACTCATTGCGCTGGTCGCACTTGCGGCATGCGGGCTATGCCTCACGAACCTGGAGCACTTTGCACGCGGAGAACGCTCTGCCGGAACTCCGCTGCTGATCGGTGTGTGCTTCTCGTTAAGCGCGGTTGCCGCGTGGCTCATTTTCAGTGTTTTCAACCAGCGTGCATTTGAACGGAACCCGCAACTGCACCCGATAGCCTGGACCGGGCTAATGATGACGGGAGCGGGAGTCGGAACACTGCTGCTGATTCCATTGGGTCTGCAATGGTCGGTGTTTAATTTTCCGACGCTGGGGTTCGGGTGGTCGAACGCCGGGCACCTTTATATGTGGGCGTTGTCGCTTGCGGTGGTGTCGTCGTTTGGTGGTGCCTGGGCATGGAACATCGCGTCGAAGAGATTGCCTATGGTCCTGACCGGTCAGCTGATCTCTGTCGAGACGCTTTTTGCGGCCACATTTGGGCTGCTCGTCCAGCAACGGCTACCCGCCGCGAACGAGATTGTCGGCCTCCTGATGATCTTGGCCGGAGCCATTGGCGCCGTTCGACTCGTGTTTGCGCCGTCAGTGTGA
- a CDS encoding GMC family oxidoreductase: MGSMTEFDYIVIGAGSAGCILADRLTESGQHRVLLLEAGAADRSLWLRMPLGFAKLYQHPKYNWRYSTTPQAELANQQVYTPRGKVLGGSGAINALVYVRGQAGDFDDWAAQGNPGWAYDDLLPWFKRLESHPLGDTCWHSSSGKIRITRDPVHPICQAFFAACASLGYASNDDFNGAQLGGYGTYDINTRDGRRDSSASAYLHPAMRRHNLTVKTRALAERILFDEQRRASGVDVLIGGQRQRFVARREIILSAGAVASPQLLQLSGIGDGALLQRHQIPLIHHAPAVGRKLQDHLCTSFYFRANRPTMNDQIRHPWQQARAALQYWVKRRGLLATTVKAGGFFSSAGPDGPLDMQLYFNPLSYTLPDNGGTPRIQPYSGYTLFFSPCRPSSRGSIQISSADIHSAPHIDPNYLATEQDRHTAIAGARLLRRLAATPALTQVTAEQTAPRPNGDDDASLLQFVREQSGSVYHLCGSCAMGRDGVVNSQLQVHGVTALRVVDASVFPNITSGNINAPTMMVAERAAGLVLDAG, encoded by the coding sequence ATGGGCAGCATGACAGAGTTTGACTACATCGTGATCGGCGCCGGCTCCGCCGGCTGCATCCTCGCCGACCGGCTCACGGAAAGCGGCCAGCACCGCGTGCTCCTGCTCGAAGCCGGCGCCGCCGACCGCTCCCTGTGGCTGCGCATGCCACTGGGCTTCGCCAAGCTCTACCAGCACCCCAAATACAACTGGCGCTACAGCACCACCCCCCAGGCAGAGTTAGCCAACCAGCAGGTCTACACCCCGCGCGGCAAAGTGCTCGGCGGCTCCGGCGCCATCAACGCCCTGGTCTACGTGCGCGGCCAGGCCGGCGACTTCGACGACTGGGCCGCGCAAGGCAACCCCGGCTGGGCCTACGACGACCTGCTGCCCTGGTTCAAACGGCTGGAATCACACCCCCTGGGCGACACCTGCTGGCACAGCAGCAGCGGCAAAATCCGCATCACCCGCGACCCCGTGCACCCCATTTGCCAAGCCTTCTTCGCCGCCTGCGCCAGCCTCGGCTACGCCAGCAACGACGACTTCAACGGCGCCCAATTGGGCGGCTACGGCACCTACGACATCAACACCCGCGACGGCCGCCGCGACTCCTCGGCCAGCGCCTACCTGCACCCCGCCATGCGGCGCCACAACCTGACCGTCAAAACCCGGGCGCTGGCCGAACGCATCCTGTTCGACGAACAGCGCCGCGCCAGCGGCGTCGACGTGCTCATCGGCGGACAGCGCCAGCGCTTTGTCGCACGGCGCGAAATCATCCTGTCCGCCGGCGCCGTCGCCAGCCCGCAACTGCTGCAACTGTCCGGCATCGGCGACGGCGCGCTGCTGCAACGCCACCAGATCCCCCTCATCCACCACGCCCCCGCAGTAGGCCGCAAGCTGCAAGACCACCTGTGCACGTCCTTTTATTTCCGCGCCAACCGCCCGACCATGAACGACCAGATCCGGCACCCCTGGCAACAGGCGCGCGCCGCGCTGCAATACTGGGTCAAACGCCGCGGCCTGCTCGCCACCACCGTCAAGGCCGGCGGATTTTTCAGCAGCGCCGGGCCGGACGGGCCGCTGGACATGCAGCTCTACTTCAACCCCCTGTCCTACACCCTGCCGGACAACGGCGGCACCCCGCGCATCCAGCCCTACTCCGGCTACACCCTGTTCTTTTCCCCCTGCCGACCAAGCAGCCGCGGCAGCATACAAATCAGCAGCGCCGACATCCACAGCGCCCCGCACATCGACCCCAACTACCTGGCCACCGAACAAGACCGCCACACCGCCATCGCCGGCGCCCGCCTGCTGCGCCGCCTGGCCGCCACCCCGGCGCTGACCCAGGTCACCGCCGAGCAAACCGCGCCACGGCCCAACGGCGACGACGACGCCAGCCTGCTGCAATTCGTGCGCGAACAAAGCGGCTCGGTCTACCACCTGTGCGGCAGTTGCGCAATGGGGCGCGACGGCGTGGTCAACAGCCAACTGCAAGTGCACGGCGTGACCGCGCTGCGCGTGGTTGATGCTTCGGTCTTTCCCAACATCACCTCCGGCAACATCAATGCGCCGACCATGATGGTGGCGGAGAGGGCGGCGGGGTTGGTGCTGGATGCGGGCTGA
- a CDS encoding ABC transporter permease: MLRTIPGKKWLRWMHKAYLGLFLAYLALPLAVVAVFAFNDSTIPSLPWKGWTLDWFIGNGSTRTGMLRDGEIGASIGHSLIVAALVTLLSIGCGTTTAFLFERHDFKGKSLLYLLMLMPLVIPGVILGIAILAFSSTLANGLETHFGLSVEALRPGLLLVTLGQFSFIATIATLVISARLRKFDRSLEEAALNLGAGPLTVLRTITLPYLYPSMIGCGVVAFLMSFENFSTTLMLVGSDAPLTITMFNRMRQGSTPELNAVSLALMLASALLGLVSILAQHKKPPSE; this comes from the coding sequence ATGTTGCGAACCATACCGGGCAAAAAGTGGTTGCGCTGGATGCACAAGGCCTATCTCGGCCTGTTCCTGGCCTACCTGGCCCTGCCGCTGGCCGTCGTGGCCGTGTTTGCCTTCAACGACTCGACCATCCCCTCGCTGCCGTGGAAGGGCTGGACGCTGGACTGGTTCATCGGCAACGGCAGCACGCGCACCGGCATGTTGCGGGATGGCGAGATCGGCGCCAGCATCGGCCACTCCCTCATCGTCGCCGCGCTGGTGACGCTGTTGTCGATAGGCTGCGGCACCACCACTGCCTTCCTGTTCGAGCGCCACGATTTCAAGGGCAAGAGCTTGCTCTACCTGCTCATGCTGATGCCGCTGGTCATCCCCGGCGTCATCCTCGGCATCGCCATCCTGGCCTTCTCCAGCACCCTCGCCAACGGCCTGGAAACCCACTTCGGCCTCAGCGTGGAAGCCCTGCGGCCCGGCCTGCTGCTGGTGACGCTGGGGCAATTTTCCTTCATCGCCACCATCGCCACCCTGGTCATTTCCGCCAGACTGCGCAAATTCGACCGCTCGCTCGAAGAAGCCGCGCTGAACCTGGGCGCCGGCCCGCTCACCGTGCTGCGCACCATCACCTTGCCGTACCTCTACCCCTCGATGATCGGCTGCGGCGTGGTCGCCTTCCTCATGTCCTTCGAGAACTTCAGCACCACCTTGATGCTGGTCGGCTCGGACGCCCCGCTCACCATCACCATGTTCAACCGCATGCGCCAAGGCTCCACGCCCGAACTCAACGCCGTCTCGCTGGCGCTGATGCTGGCCTCGGCGCTGCTGGGACTGGTCAGCATCCTGGCGCAACACAAAAAACCGCCAAGCGAATAG
- a CDS encoding ABC transporter permease produces MSASTSVDTSGGLAGRLSFYLVLTPFLLWMLLIIVLPHVDLLLLSFKESATSVGLANYREFFGEPVYLRTLARTVVISILTTLLILLISWPVAYYIAKLARGRSKTSLYLACLLPFWVGELVRVFGWTIILRETGLLSRLLQHLGVVQGPIEFLYNDAAMIVGLIYTLMLFMIVPLISVLETLDDSLVEAGYDLGGNGWIVLRQIVIPHAMPGIASGCIIVFMLSLGSFLTPILMGGKSSQWFTEQIYTQFITRFNWELGSAFGFVLLAASSLVVWAGLKLSGQSLSSSLARGS; encoded by the coding sequence ATGAGCGCCAGCACCAGCGTCGACACCAGCGGTGGACTGGCCGGGCGCCTGTCCTTTTATCTGGTGCTCACGCCCTTTTTGCTGTGGATGCTGCTGATCATCGTGCTGCCGCATGTCGATTTGCTGCTGCTGTCCTTCAAGGAATCGGCCACCAGCGTCGGCCTGGCCAACTACCGGGAGTTTTTCGGCGAGCCGGTTTATCTGCGCACCCTGGCGCGCACCGTCGTCATCTCCATCCTGACCACCTTGCTGATTCTGCTGATCTCCTGGCCCGTGGCCTACTACATCGCCAAGCTGGCGCGTGGCCGCTCCAAGACCAGTTTGTACCTGGCCTGCCTGCTGCCGTTCTGGGTTGGCGAGTTGGTGCGCGTATTCGGCTGGACCATCATCTTGCGCGAGACCGGCCTGCTCTCGCGCCTGCTCCAGCACCTCGGCGTGGTGCAGGGGCCGATCGAATTTCTCTACAACGACGCCGCCATGATCGTCGGCCTGATCTACACCTTGATGCTGTTCATGATCGTGCCCCTGATCTCGGTGCTGGAAACGCTCGACGATTCGCTGGTGGAAGCCGGCTACGACCTGGGCGGCAACGGCTGGATCGTGCTGCGCCAGATCGTCATCCCGCACGCCATGCCCGGCATCGCCTCCGGCTGCATCATCGTCTTCATGCTCAGCCTCGGCAGCTTTCTCACGCCCATTCTGATGGGCGGCAAAAGCAGCCAATGGTTCACCGAACAAATCTATACCCAATTCATCACCCGCTTCAACTGGGAGCTAGGCTCGGCCTTCGGCTTCGTGCTGCTGGCCGCCTCCAGCCTGGTGGTGTGGGCGGGGCTGAAACTCAGTGGACAGTCCCTGTCCAGTTCACTCGCCAGAGGGAGCTAA